A window of the Dermatophagoides farinae isolate YC_2012a chromosome 2, ASM2471394v1, whole genome shotgun sequence genome harbors these coding sequences:
- the LOC124498689 gene encoding tubulin alpha chain, with amino-acid sequence MRECLSIHLGQAGVQMGNACWELYCLEHGIQPDGQMPSDKTVGCGDDSFNTFFSETGSGKHVPRAVYVDLEPTVVDEVRTGTYRQLFHPEQLITGKEDAANNYARGHYTIGKEIVDLVMDRIRKLADKCSGLQGFLIFHSFGGGTGSGFTSLLMERLSVDYGKKSKLEFSIYPAPQVSTAVVEPYNSVLTTHTTLEHSDCAFMVDNEAIYDICRRNLDIERPTYTNLNRLIGQIVSSITASLRFDGALNVDLTEFQTNLVPYPRIHFPLATYAPVISTEKAYHEQLTVGEITNACFEPQNQMVKCDPRHGKYMAVCLLYRGDVVPKDVNAAIASIKTKRSIQFVDWCPTGFKVGINYQPPTVVPGGDLAKVQRAVCMLSNTTAIAEAWARLDHKFDLMYAKRAFVHWYVGEGMEEGEFSEAREDLAALEKDYEEVALESTEADDTAGEEY; translated from the exons atg cgTGAATGTTTGTCAATTCATCTTGGCCAAGCTGGCGTCCAAATGGGCAATGCTTGTTGGGAATTGTATTGTCTTGAACATGGTATCCAGCCTGATGGTCAAATGCCATCCGATAAGACAGTTGGCTGTGgtgatgattcatttaatACGTTCTTCAGTGAAACTGGTTCTGGCAAACATGTACCACGTGCCGTTTATGTAGATCTAGAACctactgttgttgatgaagtTCGAACTGGTACCTATCGACAATTGTTCCATCCAGAACAATTGATCACCGGCAAAGAGGATGCAGCTAATAATTATGCCCGTGGTCATTACACTATTGGCAAAGAGATTGTCGATCTTGTCATGGACCGTATCCGAAAATTGGCAGATAAATGTTCTGGTTTGCAaggttttttgattttccatagttttggtggtggtaccGGTTCAGGTTTCACTTCATTGCTTATGGAACGTTTATCAGTTGATTATGGTAAAAAGTCAAAACTTGAATTTAGCATTTATCCGGCTCCACAG GTTTCGACTGCTGTCGTTGAACCATACAATTCTGTATTGACAACGCATACAACTTTGGAACATTCGGATTGTGCTTTTATGGTCGACAATGAAGCCATTTACGATATTTGTCGACGAAATCTGGACATTGAACGACCAACATATACCAATTTGAATCGACTTATTGGCCAGATTGTCTCATCGATCACTGCTTCGCTTCGTTTTGATGGTGCTTTGAATGTGGATTTGACCGAATTTCAAACTAATTTGGTGCCGTATCCAAGAATTCATTTCCCATTGGCTACTTATGCTCCAGTTATCTCCACCGAAAAGGCATATCATGAACAATTGACCGTTGGTGAGATTACCAATGCTTGTTTCGAACCACAAAACCAGATGGTAAAATGCGATCCACGACATGGCAAATACATggctgtttgtttgttgtatcGTGGTGATGTTGTACCGAAAGATGTTAACGCAGCCATTGCATCCATCAAAACCAAAagatcaattcaattcgtgGACTGGTGTCCAACGGGTTTTAAAGTCGGTATCAACTATCAACCACCCACTGTAGTTCCAGGTGGTGATTTGGCTAAAGTACAACGCGCCGTTTGCATGTTGTCCAACACAACAGCCATTGCTGAAGCATGGGCTCGTTTGGAtcataaatttgatttgatgtaTGCTAAACGTGCTTTTGTTCATTGGTATGTCGGTGAAGGTATGGAAGAAGGTGAATTCTCTGAAGCTCGTGAAGATTTAGCTGCATTGGAAAAAGATTATGAAGAAGTGGCATTAGAATCCACCGAAGCTGATGATACTGCTGGTGAAGAATATTAA